The Funiculus sociatus GB2-C1 DNA window AAAAATATTAAGGCTTCTTTAGAAAACGGAAGCCTAAACAAAGCAAACTTTCAGGTAATTAGCAATAGCGGTTGCATTTTCTGGTAAAAACAGAATTAGCTATAATTAACAAGTTAAGAGGGTTAAAAAATGTAAATAAATATTCAAATATAAGGATAATGTGGATACTGCGCTGGTTGTGAAGTGGTCGTTAGCAAGCAGTTGTTAATTATAGAGAAAAGGACAAGACTAGTAGAAAGCTATGAAAAAGATTTTAGTAATAGAAGATGAAGAATTTGTCCGGTACAATATTTTAGAACTGCTGGAGGCAGAAAATTTCGATGTTACTGGTGCAGAAAATGGCTTAATCGGGGTACAAATGGCAAGAGCTATCGGCCCCGATTTAATTATTTGTGATGTTATGATGCCCGAACTGGACGGTTATGGGGTGCTGAAAACGCTACGTCAAGATCCGATGACGGCGACAATTCCCTTCATTTTCCTGAGCGCTAAGGCTGAACGAGGCGATTTGCGTCAAGGTATGGAGCTTGGCGCGGACGACTATGTAACTAAGCCGTGTACGCCAGATGAACTGCTAGGCGCGATCGCTGCCCGCCTAAAAAGACAAACAGCCATTACTCAACCCTATACCGTGGCACTCAGACAAGCAGCAGAAAGACTAAATCACTTACTTTATTACGACAACATTACTAACCTTCCCAATCGGTTGCTATTGCGAGAACGGTTCAGTCAAATAATAGACACTAGGGAGCGAGGGAGAGAGCTAGACGGGTTCAGGAGCAGCGAGGAATTAGAATCTACATTCTCACCATCCCAAATCCCCTTCAGCGAAGCTTCCTTGCAAAGTTGGGTTCCACTTCTGTACCTGGGATTGGATCGGTTCAACCGCATTAACGAGGGCTTAGGAAATCAAAATAGCGACAGATTAATTAAAAAAATTGCCGAACGGATAACAGCCTGTCTTAGCAAACAGGACACTATCGCTCGCTTGAATGCCGATCAATTTGTAATTATTCTAGCAACCTTAAGTCAAAGACAAATGGTTGCCAGTGTTGCCCAAGCCATAGTGTCATCTATTAATGAATCTTTCACCTTAGAAAGCGGTGAAGTTTTCCTCTCTGCCAGCATTGGCATAGCCTTTTATCCAAGCAATGGGCAGGATCTAGACAGCCTGATGAAGAAAGCTTCAGCGGCGATGTTTTATACCCAAAAACTTCAGGGGAATAACTATCAGTTTTACACTCCAGATATAAATGTCGGTTCTAGCGAAGAACTGGAGCTAGAAGCGAGTCTGCGTCGTGCCTTAGAACAAAAAGAGTTTCAGGTTTATTATCAGCCGATTGTAAATCTTTCCTCTGGGAAAATTATCGGTGCTGAAGCCTTGGTGCGTTGGCAGCACCCCGTCCGGGGAATGGTTTCACCAGCAGAGTTTATTCCTCTGGCAGAAGAGACAGGCTTGATTGTTCCGCTTGGGGAGTGGGTGTTGCAAACTGCCTGCGCTCAAGCTCAGAGATGGAGAGATACTGGATTTTCATCGTTCCGGGTGTCGGTGAATTTGTCGGGGCGGCAATTCAGTCAACCGGAGCTGAGTCAGCGAATTGTGCAGATATTAGAAAGTGTCGGTGTTAATCCAGCTACTTTGGGATTAGAGCTGACTGAGAGCATTTTGGTGGAAAATGCTACAGGCGCGATCGCTACCTTAAACGAATTGAAACAACTGGGCATTCACATAGCCATTGATGATTTTGGCACAGGCTATGCTTCCCTGAGCTATCTCAAACAATTTCCCTTTGATACCTTAAAAATCGATCGTTCTTTTGTCTCTGATGTCACCAGCGATGCCCAAAATCAAGCAATTATGACTGCTGTAATTCAACTGGCTCACAATCTCAATCTCAAAGTCACGGCGGAAGGAGTAGAAACTGAAGCTGAACTGGCATTCTTAAGCCAGCAGCAGTGCGATGCTATGCAAGGCTATCTGTTCAGTCGTCCTATACCCGCAGCTGAGATGGAAATGATGCTGTTGAGGGGTAAACGTTTGTTACTTTAAGCTTTCCCCCTTGTAGTAGACACTTTTAAAGCCGGGAACCTTAGCCAACAATCCCTAGACAATAATAGAAACGAGATTAAAGTAAGTAAAAATGAAACTTCAAGGAAAACAAAACAGGAAACAGCAACCAGGAAAAAATATTGTTTATTACTTATTTCCTATTATTTATTGTCTATCGCCTTTTTTAGTGCAAGCACAAACACCATCCGTGCTGCTGCCTTCTACCAAACCTTTAGAATTCAAATTGCTCAATCCAGAGGCAATACCGCCAAGGGGCAATGTCATTACAGCAAATAGTATGTCAGAGACGGGGCTAACAAATCCTAGTCTCTGGTGGGCTGACGAACAGTTCGGTGGCAAGCTTTTGGAAAACTGGTTAGCGTACCCTAATGAGCGTCGGGTGGATTTGATAGTAAACCGCCAACTTTGGAGTATTTTGGACTATATGGGGCGCTATAGTTTTGTCAACAAAATGGGTACGGTTGCTAGAGATTTCGGCTACAGCACTAGGGTTTTTATTGTTAACCAGCCGGATGAAGCACTGGCTACCTACACCTGTGATTTTAGTACCAGTAGCCCTGTGTGCGATCTGAACATACAATCCATTGGTCAGGATAGTTGGCGGGTTCGGTCTAGAAATTAAAAATGGTAGTGGTAAATATGTAGTGATAACCACCTAAACTTGCAAGCATTCAAGCATAAGACAAGGCTACGGGGTAGTGGTATAGAAGTAGTGATAAATCTACTTATACCTCCTACCGTACAAGGCTTTGAACATTGAATATCACTACCGTTGATT harbors:
- a CDS encoding EAL domain-containing response regulator, which gives rise to MKKILVIEDEEFVRYNILELLEAENFDVTGAENGLIGVQMARAIGPDLIICDVMMPELDGYGVLKTLRQDPMTATIPFIFLSAKAERGDLRQGMELGADDYVTKPCTPDELLGAIAARLKRQTAITQPYTVALRQAAERLNHLLYYDNITNLPNRLLLRERFSQIIDTRERGRELDGFRSSEELESTFSPSQIPFSEASLQSWVPLLYLGLDRFNRINEGLGNQNSDRLIKKIAERITACLSKQDTIARLNADQFVIILATLSQRQMVASVAQAIVSSINESFTLESGEVFLSASIGIAFYPSNGQDLDSLMKKASAAMFYTQKLQGNNYQFYTPDINVGSSEELELEASLRRALEQKEFQVYYQPIVNLSSGKIIGAEALVRWQHPVRGMVSPAEFIPLAEETGLIVPLGEWVLQTACAQAQRWRDTGFSSFRVSVNLSGRQFSQPELSQRIVQILESVGVNPATLGLELTESILVENATGAIATLNELKQLGIHIAIDDFGTGYASLSYLKQFPFDTLKIDRSFVSDVTSDAQNQAIMTAVIQLAHNLNLKVTAEGVETEAELAFLSQQQCDAMQGYLFSRPIPAAEMEMMLLRGKRLLL